From a single Thermanaerothrix sp. genomic region:
- a CDS encoding branched-chain amino acid ABC transporter permease, translating into MDYLLSVLSLGAINAIAVLGLSIFTGFTGMFSLGHSAFVGIGAYVSAVLTYYWFVPFPLALLAGSLSAGLVACLVGAPALRADLRSDYFAIAILGFGEAFRVAVENLDITNGARGLPGLDPLSTPLWIFGSLGVCLVLAVNFVRSPLGRCCAAVREDPVAAQMAGVSLFRARLGSLVVSALLCGLSGGLMAHYLSFVQPSMFTLTQSTMLLAAVIAGGMGSLTGPMIMSFVFVALPEALRVAQIWRLAAYGLVLVVMMVLRPSGLMGYRELWDLLPGAFKGRRRIPGAGA; encoded by the coding sequence ATGGACTACCTGCTGTCGGTACTGTCCCTTGGGGCCATAAACGCCATAGCGGTGCTGGGGCTTTCCATATTCACCGGCTTCACCGGCATGTTCTCCCTGGGGCACTCCGCCTTCGTGGGCATAGGGGCCTACGTGTCCGCGGTGCTCACCTACTACTGGTTCGTCCCCTTCCCGCTGGCCCTTTTGGCGGGGAGCCTTTCCGCCGGGCTGGTGGCCTGTCTGGTTGGGGCCCCGGCGCTGAGGGCCGACCTTAGGAGCGACTACTTCGCCATAGCCATACTGGGCTTCGGGGAGGCCTTCCGGGTGGCGGTGGAGAACCTGGACATAACCAACGGCGCCAGGGGGCTCCCCGGCCTGGACCCCCTGTCCACCCCCCTTTGGATCTTCGGTTCCCTTGGGGTGTGTCTTGTCCTGGCGGTGAACTTCGTCCGCTCCCCCCTGGGCCGATGCTGTGCCGCGGTGCGGGAGGACCCGGTGGCGGCCCAGATGGCGGGGGTGAGCCTTTTCCGCGCGCGCCTTGGGTCCCTTGTGGTGAGCGCCCTGCTTTGCGGCCTCTCCGGGGGTCTCATGGCCCATTACCTATCCTTCGTGCAGCCCTCCATGTTCACCCTCACCCAGTCCACCATGCTGCTGGCGGCGGTCATAGCGGGGGGAATGGGAAGCCTCACGGGCCCCATGATAATGTCCTTCGTCTTCGTGGCCCTGCCGGAGGCCTTGAGGGTGGCCCAGATATGGCGCCTTGCGGCTTACGGGTTGGTGCTGGTGGTGATGATGGTGCTAAGGCCCTCGGGCCTTATGGGCTACCGGGAGCTGTGGGACCTGCTGCCCGGGGCTTTTAAGGGAAGGAGGCGCATTCCCGGTGCTGGAGCTTAA
- a CDS encoding branched-chain amino acid ABC transporter permease encodes MLQTLITGLSVGSVYALMALGYSLVFSVLNFSNFAHGAVIMLGAYIGLGAAVRLNFGLGMMLCASALGAGLIAVANEKLAYSAIRRKGSQPLYLMISAMGCAVLLENLVYALIGSRFHSYPEFFVRRVVRVFGASVSLMDLWAFGFSILAIVALHLFLTRSRTGMAVRAAVQDMTMCSVMGVDVDRVISLVFFMAGLFGGLSGVFLGMRYLVYPTMGWITNKAYIAAVIGGLGSLPGALLGGVILGVLETLVSVYVSSVMRDIFSFGLLVLLLLLMPNGLMGRRSAERI; translated from the coding sequence TTGCTTCAGACGCTTATTACGGGCCTTTCGGTTGGGAGCGTATACGCCCTGATGGCCCTTGGATACTCTTTGGTCTTCAGCGTTCTTAACTTCAGCAACTTCGCCCACGGGGCGGTCATCATGCTTGGGGCCTACATAGGCCTTGGGGCGGCGGTGAGGCTCAACTTCGGCCTTGGAATGATGCTCTGCGCCAGCGCCCTTGGCGCTGGGCTCATCGCGGTGGCGAACGAGAAGCTGGCCTACTCCGCCATAAGACGCAAGGGCTCTCAGCCTCTGTACCTCATGATATCCGCCATGGGGTGCGCGGTGCTCCTTGAGAACCTGGTATACGCCCTCATAGGCTCAAGGTTTCACTCGTACCCGGAGTTCTTCGTCCGCCGGGTGGTAAGGGTTTTCGGAGCCTCGGTTAGCCTCATGGACCTTTGGGCCTTCGGCTTCTCAATCCTTGCCATCGTGGCCCTTCACCTCTTCCTCACCCGTTCGAGGACCGGCATGGCGGTGAGGGCGGCGGTGCAGGACATGACCATGTGCTCCGTAATGGGGGTTGACGTGGATCGGGTGATATCCCTGGTCTTCTTCATGGCGGGCCTCTTCGGCGGCCTGTCCGGCGTTTTCCTTGGCATGAGGTATCTTGTCTACCCCACCATGGGCTGGATAACCAACAAGGCCTACATAGCGGCGGTCATAGGCGGCCTTGGGAGCCTGCCGGGGGCCCTTCTAGGGGGGGTTATCCTGGGGGTGCTGGAGACGCTGGTGTCCGTCTACGTATCAAGCGTGATGCGGGACATATTCAGCTTCGGGCTTCTGGTCTTGCTGCTCCTCTTGATGCCCAACGGCCTTATGGGCCGCCGCTCCGCGGAGAGGATATAG
- a CDS encoding ABC transporter substrate-binding protein: protein MRILRSVAAALLALGIGASCAMAGGEIKIGHSVSLTGGASMWGQSEKLALELLVKKINAQGGVMGKKLKLISYDNRNDPVESVNVARRLVDEGVVAIIGPAQSGNAIAAAPVVERGKVPMVVTTATNPYVTVDKRTGKTRRFVFRPCFIDPFQGTVAARFAYRDLKARRAAVLYDVGSDYGQWLAKYFEEAFAKEGGKVVAKEAFRTDELDYRAQLGKIKQLNPDVIFIPTSQKEAAMAAKQARDLGIKARLLGTDNWGSPDLMDLGGSAVHGSYFVNLTDLSDPDIVGFVKEYRKAYGADPVLPNPVMAQDALLLLVNAMKTSKSLDGEALVRAMESTRNLKVTSGVLTIDPKTHDPQDKPAVIQKVDAKAKAFVFVKKFDPRQR from the coding sequence TTGAGGATTCTAAGGAGCGTTGCCGCCGCTTTGTTGGCTTTGGGTATTGGGGCCTCCTGTGCCATGGCGGGAGGGGAGATAAAGATAGGCCACTCGGTGTCCCTCACGGGCGGGGCCTCCATGTGGGGGCAGTCGGAGAAGCTGGCCCTTGAGCTTTTGGTGAAGAAGATAAACGCACAGGGTGGGGTCATGGGCAAGAAGCTGAAGCTGATAAGCTATGACAACCGCAACGACCCGGTGGAGTCGGTCAACGTGGCCCGACGGCTTGTGGACGAGGGAGTGGTGGCCATAATAGGCCCCGCCCAGAGCGGCAACGCCATCGCCGCCGCCCCGGTGGTGGAGAGGGGCAAGGTGCCCATGGTGGTCACCACCGCCACCAACCCATACGTCACGGTGGACAAGAGGACCGGCAAGACCCGTAGGTTCGTCTTCCGCCCCTGTTTCATAGACCCCTTCCAGGGCACCGTGGCGGCCCGCTTCGCCTACCGGGACCTCAAGGCCCGGCGGGCGGCGGTACTTTACGACGTGGGCTCCGATTACGGCCAGTGGCTTGCCAAGTACTTCGAGGAGGCCTTCGCCAAGGAGGGCGGAAAGGTGGTGGCCAAGGAGGCCTTCAGGACCGACGAGCTCGATTACCGGGCCCAGCTCGGCAAGATAAAGCAGCTTAACCCGGACGTGATCTTCATCCCCACCAGCCAGAAGGAGGCCGCCATGGCGGCCAAGCAGGCCAGGGACCTTGGCATAAAGGCCCGGCTCCTTGGCACCGACAACTGGGGAAGCCCGGACCTTATGGACCTTGGGGGCAGCGCCGTCCACGGGAGCTACTTCGTCAACCTGACGGACCTGTCGGACCCGGACATAGTGGGCTTCGTCAAGGAGTACAGGAAGGCCTACGGGGCGGATCCGGTGCTCCCCAACCCGGTGATGGCCCAGGACGCCCTGCTTTTGCTGGTGAACGCCATGAAGACCTCCAAGAGCCTGGACGGGGAGGCCCTCGTAAGGGCCATGGAGTCCACCCGGAACCTCAAGGTCACCAGCGGCGTTTTGACCATCGACCCCAAGACCCACGACCCGCAGGACAAGCCGGCGGTTATCCAGAAGGTGGACGCCAAGGCAAAGGCCTTCGTGTTCGTGAAGAAGTTCGATCCGCGCCAGCGCTGA
- a CDS encoding FCD domain-containing protein: MDRALDVELKVLMIIRDSPVPMGAGAIRRELERRGMFLSEATVGRLLTDLEVRGMLRKDRNKGRHMTELGLNRLALLERNSLSSAMAMGLVDSILSREGERILELLEARRAVEQEVARLAALRGTPDQISALWSSVECMEEAVRMGNPVWEEDSRFHRMLAMASGNRLLVSVVELLRQNPFEARELEMVRRKAGRLSNSDHRSIMEAVSNHDPDEAEMAMRRHIDNLVADCRALIGTKTAESGS, translated from the coding sequence ATGGACAGGGCTTTGGACGTGGAGCTCAAGGTTTTGATGATCATAAGGGACTCACCGGTTCCCATGGGGGCTGGGGCCATAAGGCGCGAGCTTGAGCGCAGGGGCATGTTCCTTTCCGAGGCCACGGTGGGGCGGCTGCTTACGGACCTTGAGGTGAGGGGGATGCTCCGGAAGGACAGGAACAAAGGCCGCCACATGACGGAGCTTGGGCTCAACCGTCTTGCGCTTCTGGAGAGAAACAGCCTGAGCAGCGCCATGGCCATGGGCCTGGTGGATTCGATCCTGTCCAGGGAGGGGGAGCGGATTTTGGAGCTCCTTGAGGCCCGGCGGGCGGTGGAGCAGGAGGTGGCCCGCCTTGCGGCCTTGAGGGGAACTCCGGACCAGATAAGTGCCCTGTGGTCCTCGGTGGAGTGCATGGAGGAGGCGGTCCGCATGGGAAACCCCGTGTGGGAGGAGGACTCCAGGTTCCACCGGATGCTGGCCATGGCGTCGGGGAACCGGCTTTTGGTGTCGGTGGTGGAGCTTCTTCGGCAGAACCCCTTTGAGGCCAGGGAGCTTGAGATGGTGCGCCGGAAGGCTGGGAGGCTCTCCAACTCGGACCACCGGTCCATAATGGAGGCGGTGTCAAACCACGACCCCGACGAAGCGGAGATGGCCATGCGCCGCCACATAGACAACCTGGTGGCGGACTGCAGGGCGCTTATAGGGACCAAGACCGCCGAGTCGGGGAGCTGA